From a single Candoia aspera isolate rCanAsp1 chromosome 2, rCanAsp1.hap2, whole genome shotgun sequence genomic region:
- the RNF20 gene encoding E3 ubiquitin-protein ligase BRE1A, which translates to MSGIGNKRVATETSPSAPPEKKAGVEDSETTVETIKLGGVSSTEELDIRTLQTKNRKLAEMLDQRQAIEDELREHIEKLERRQATDDASLLIINRYWSQFDENIRIILKRYDLDQGLGDLLSERKALVVPEPEPDSDSNQERKDEKERGEIFEPAFSFLATLASSTSEEMESQLQERFESSRRAVTQIVMMYDKLQERVDVLSQKLNSGDVSLMEEAVQELNSYLANENRRLQELADLLQEKHRSMSQEFSKLQGKVETAESRVSVLETTIDDLQWDTDKIRKREQRLNRHLADVLERVNSKGYKVYGAGSSLYGGTITINSRKFEEMNAELEENKELAQNRLSELEKLCQDLEEVTTQNDKLKVDLRRAVEEVVKETPEYRCMQSQFSVLYNESLQLKSQLDEARTLLHGTRSTHQRQVELIERDEVSLHKKLRTEVIQLEDTLAQVRKEYEMLRIEFEQTLAANEQAGPINREMRHLISSLQNHNHQLKGEVLRYKRKLREAQSDLSKTRSRSGSAVLHSQSSTEDTKEELPEVKQEAEDPSHAATSKGPSEDALETKAKRDEEERERERREKEREREKEKEKEKEREREKEKEREREKQKQKESEKERESAKEKDKGKHDDGRKREAELVKQLKADLKKAQESQKEMKLLLDMYRSAPKEQRDKVQLMAAEKKAKAELEELRQRVKELEDKEKKESKKMADEDALRKIRAVEEQIEYLQKKLAMAKQEEEALLSEMDVTGQAFEDMQEQNIRLMQQLREKDDANFKLMSERIKSNQIHKLLKEEKEELADQVLTLKTQVDAQLQVVRKLEEKEHLLQSNIGTGEKELGLRTQALEMNKRKAMDAAQLADDLRAQLELAQKKLHDFQDEIVENSVTKEKDMFNFKRAQEDISRLRRKLETTKKPDMVPNCDEILMEEIKDYKARLTCPCCNMRKKDAVLTKCFHVFCFECVKTRYDTRQRKCPKCNAAFGANDFHRIYIG; encoded by the exons ATGTCTGGGATTGGGAACAAACGAGTGGCTACCGAGACTAGTCCATCAGCTCCTCCAGAGAAAAAGGCAGGAGTTGAGGACTCAGAGACTACTGTGGAAACTATTAAGCTCGGTGGCGTTTCCTCAACG GAAGAACTGGACATTCGCACACTCCAGACTAAGAACCGAAAGCTGGCAGAGATGCTGGACCAACGACAAGCTATTGAAGATGAGCTGCGAGAGCATATAGAGAAGCTGGAAAGGCGTCAGGCCACGGATGATGCTTCGCTGCTGATCATCAACCGCTACTGGAGCCAG TTTGATGAGAACATTCGCATCATTTTGAAACGCTATGACTTGGATCAAGGCCTTGGGGATCTCCTGTCAGAGCGAAAAGCACTGGTGgtaccagaaccagaaccagattCGGATAGCAATCAAGAGCGCAAAGATGAGAAGGAGCGAG GAGAAATATTTGAGCCTGCATTCTCCTTTCTGGCTACTCTGGCTAGCAGCACCAGTGAGGAAATGGAATCGCAACTGCAGGAACGTTTTGAGTCTTCCCGCCGTGCAGTCACACAGATTGTGATGATGTATGACAAACTGCAGGAGAGAGTGGACGTACTGTCCCAGAAGCTGAACAGTGGAG ATGTATCTCTGATGGAAGAAGCTGTCCAAGAGCTGAATTCCTACCTAGCAAATGAGAACAGGAGGCTACAGGAATTGGCTGATTTGCTTCAGGAGAAGCACCGCTCTATGTCTCAGGAG TTTTCCAAATTACAAGGGAAAGTAGAGACAGCAGAATCTCGCGTATCTGTGCTGGAGACTACAATTGATGACTTGCAGTGGGATACGGACAAAATCCGCAAACGAGAACAACGGTTGAACAGGCACCTGGCAGATGTTCTAGAAAGA GTAAACTCAAAAGGATACAAGGTATATGGAGCAGGCAGCAGTCTCTATGGGGGTACAATCACAATCAACTCTCGAAAG TTTGAGGAGATGAACGCAGAACTTGAGGAAAACAAGGAGCTTGCCCAAAACCGCTTGAGTGAACTGGAGAAATTGTGCCAGGATCTTGAGGAGGTGACAACTCAGAATGACAAGCTAAAG GTGGATCTAAGGCGGGCAGTGGAAGAGGTAGTGAAGGAAACTCCAGAATACCGTTGCATGCAGTCCCAGTTCTCTGTGTTATATAATGAAAGCCTCCAGTTAAAATCACAGCTGGATGAAGCCCGCACTCTGCTACATGGTACACGTAGTACTCACCAGCGCCAGGTGGAACTCATTGAG CGGGATGAAGTCAGTTTACACAAGAAATTACGAACAGAGGTTATTCAGCTGGAAGACACCCTTGCTCAGGTTCGCAAGGAATATGAGATGTTGCGGATTGAATTTGAACAGACTCTTGCAGCTAATGAACAAGCAG GCCCCATCAATCGAGAGATGCGCCACCTCATCAGCAGTCTCCAAAACCACAATCACCAGCTAAAAGGGGAGGTGTTGAGATATAAGCGGAAGCTGAGGGAGGCTCAGTCTGACTTGAGCAAG ACTCGTTCCCGCAGTGGCAGTGCTGTCCTGCACTCCCAATCCAGTACGGAAGACACCAAAGAGGAGCTGCCAGAGGTCAAACAGGAAGCTGAGGATCCTTCTCATGCTGCAACATCCAAGGGACCCTCTGAGGATGCCTTGGAAACTAAAGCAAAACGAGATGAAGAAGAACGGGAGCGGGAAAGACGAGAAAAGGAGCGGGAacgggagaaagagaaggaaaaagaaaaagagagagagagggaaaaggagaaagaaagggaaagggagaagcagaagcaaaagGAGTCAGAGAAGGAGAGGGAATCTGCCAAAGAGAAGGACAAAGGGAAACATGATgatggaaggaagagagaagctGAGTTGGTCAAGCAACTGAAAGCTGATCTTAA GAAGGCACAAGAAAGCCAGAAAGAAATGAAGTTGTTGTTAGATATGTACCGCTCTGCTCCCAAAGAGCAGAGAGACAAAGTTCAACTGATGGCTGCTGAGAAGAAAGCTAAAGCTGAG TTGGAGGAGCTGAGACAAAGAGTGAAGGAATTGGAAgataaggagaaaaaagagagcaaaaagatggctGATGAGGACGCTCTCCGAAAAATCCGGGCAGTAGAAGAACAGATAGAATATTTACAGAAGAAACTAGCCATGGCAAAACAG GAAGAAGAAGCCCTGCTATCTGAAATGGATGTCACGGGCCAAGCCTTTGAAGACATGCAAGAACAGAACATCCGGCTGATGCAACAGCTGAGGGAAAAGGATGATGCCAACTTCAAGCTCATGTCGGAACGCATCAAATCCAACCAGATCCATAAgctgttaaaagaagaaaaggaggagctGGCAGACCAGGTTCTTACCCTGAAGACACAG GTGGATGCCCAATTGCAGGTTGTGCGTAAGCTAGAGGAGAAAGAGCATCTGCTACAAAGCAACATTGGCACTGGAGAAAAGGAGCTCGGCTTGCGAACACAGGCCCTAGAGATGAACAAGCGAAAA gctATGGATGCTGCTCAGCTAGCTGATGACCTTCGGGCCCAGTTGGAGCTGGCTCAGAAGAAACTGCATGACTTCCAGGATGAGATTGTGGAAAACAGTGTAACAAAGGAGAAGGACATGTTCAACTTCAAACGAGCCCAG GAAGATATTTCACGGCTACGAAGAAAACTGGAGACAACCAAGAAACCAGACATGGTTCCCAATTGTGATGAGATCCTCATGGAGGAGATCAAAGACTATAAG GCTCGCCTGACCTGCCCCTGCTGCAACATGCGCAAGAAAGATGCTGTGCTCACCAAATGCTTCCACGTCTTCTGTTTCGAGTGTGTGAAAACTCGCTATGACACTCGGCAGCGCAAGTGTCCCaagtgcaatgctgcttttggaGCCAATGACTTCCATCGGATCTACATTGGTTGA